In one window of Paracoccus saliphilus DNA:
- a CDS encoding substrate-binding domain-containing protein encodes MKSIGLTATALSVIALSATAAAARDQIRIVGSSTVFPYTQAVAEEFANQTGAPAPIVESTGTGGGMQIFCEGIGEDTADLTGASRAMKKSEFDLCVENGVTDISEAMIGYDGLSLAVSRENETDWNLTLGQVFLALAAEVPQDGEMVANPYTKWSEIDESLPDTEIVVLGPPPTSGTRDAFVELAMHAGCESLEEVTAIAEESGNEDWVDENCSRMRTDGPFIEAGENDNLIVQRLNSDPNALGIFGYSFLYENQDTLKDVKLNDVQAEMDTIASGEYPLSRPLFFYVKNAHRGVIPNLQEFVDEYMSENALAPGGYLEERGLVALGDDERAKLQEAVTTGSVKLEVTE; translated from the coding sequence ATGAAATCCATCGGCCTCACGGCAACTGCCTTGTCCGTCATCGCATTGTCCGCGACCGCTGCCGCGGCTCGTGACCAGATCCGCATCGTCGGATCGTCTACTGTTTTCCCATATACGCAAGCAGTGGCAGAGGAATTCGCCAACCAAACCGGCGCGCCGGCTCCGATCGTCGAATCCACCGGCACTGGCGGCGGTATGCAGATTTTCTGTGAAGGTATCGGCGAAGATACCGCAGACCTGACCGGCGCGTCGCGCGCTATGAAAAAATCCGAATTTGATCTGTGCGTCGAAAATGGCGTCACCGATATCAGCGAAGCGATGATCGGCTATGACGGGTTGTCGCTGGCCGTCAGCCGCGAGAACGAAACCGACTGGAATCTGACGCTTGGTCAGGTGTTCCTGGCGCTCGCTGCCGAAGTTCCTCAAGACGGTGAGATGGTGGCCAACCCCTATACCAAATGGTCGGAAATCGATGAATCGCTGCCCGACACCGAGATCGTCGTTCTTGGACCGCCCCCGACCTCGGGCACCCGCGACGCCTTTGTCGAACTTGCCATGCATGCCGGTTGTGAATCGCTTGAGGAAGTCACCGCGATTGCTGAAGAATCCGGCAATGAGGACTGGGTTGACGAGAACTGCTCGCGCATGCGGACCGACGGCCCCTTCATCGAAGCGGGTGAGAACGACAACCTGATCGTGCAGCGCCTGAATTCGGATCCGAATGCGCTCGGCATCTTTGGCTATTCCTTCCTGTATGAAAATCAGGATACGCTGAAAGATGTAAAGCTGAACGACGTTCAGGCGGAAATGGACACCATCGCATCGGGTGAATACCCGTTGTCGCGTCCGCTGTTCTTCTACGTCAAGAATGCGCATCGCGGCGTGATCCCGAATCTGCAGGAATTCGTCGACGAATACATGTCCGAGAACGCGCTGGCTCCGGGTGGCTATCTGGAAGAGCGCGGCCTGGTCGCCCTCGGCGATGACGAGCGCGCTAAGCTTCAGGAAGCCGTTACGACCGGTTCGGTAAAGCTGGAAGTTACCGAGTAA
- a CDS encoding tautomerase family protein, which yields MPLVTISLQTGKPESYRQAIFDGIYQAMRDTFNVPEDDQFMTIAEHDPANVRYGASYLGIERSADVVFIQISAMNTRTSEQKRALYRRIAECLGEKPGIRSEDVFVNIVEGVKENWSLGNGLAQYA from the coding sequence ATGCCCCTCGTCACCATCTCACTGCAGACCGGAAAGCCGGAAAGCTACCGGCAGGCCATCTTCGACGGCATCTATCAGGCCATGCGTGACACGTTCAACGTGCCTGAAGACGATCAGTTCATGACCATCGCTGAGCATGACCCTGCAAATGTCCGCTATGGTGCGTCCTATCTCGGAATCGAGCGCAGCGCCGATGTGGTGTTCATCCAGATTAGCGCCATGAACACCCGCACCTCAGAGCAAAAAAGGGCCCTATACCGACGGATCGCCGAATGTCTCGGCGAGAAACCGGGTATCCGATCGGAGGACGTGTTTGTGAACATTGTTGAGGGCGTGAAAGAAAATTGGTCCCTCGGCAATGGACTCGCACAATATGCCTGA
- a CDS encoding HAD family hydrolase: MIEAVIFDLDGLLLDTERLALETGVEALAALGHPVPLSVLQGVIGLDDKAGHKLICGWLEKELPYDDIYKPWDDAFLSMMATGIPLRPRVKDTLNLLDDLNFPCAVATNSKTDDALWKLEKAGLEGRFDAVVGRDMAGGSKPLPHVYVFAASLLGKEPSVCLALEDSDVGVRAALAAGMRVVQIPDLVPSQEGAAHHEADSLMAALVWAGITENLVSG, encoded by the coding sequence ATGATAGAAGCTGTGATTTTCGATCTCGATGGTCTGCTCTTGGATACGGAGCGCCTTGCTTTGGAAACCGGGGTGGAGGCTCTGGCCGCTCTGGGACACCCCGTGCCTCTGTCCGTCCTCCAAGGGGTGATCGGATTGGACGATAAAGCGGGTCACAAGCTCATCTGTGGCTGGCTTGAGAAGGAACTGCCCTATGATGACATCTACAAGCCTTGGGATGACGCCTTCCTATCCATGATGGCAACAGGCATCCCGTTGCGGCCAAGGGTAAAGGATACGCTGAATTTGCTTGATGACCTTAATTTTCCTTGTGCCGTTGCGACCAACAGCAAGACGGATGATGCTCTATGGAAGCTCGAGAAAGCTGGTCTGGAAGGTCGTTTCGATGCTGTTGTCGGCCGAGATATGGCAGGTGGCTCCAAGCCCTTGCCGCACGTCTATGTGTTTGCGGCCAGCCTTTTAGGCAAAGAGCCTTCGGTCTGCCTCGCCCTTGAAGACAGCGACGTGGGGGTGCGCGCCGCTCTGGCCGCCGGGATGAGGGTTGTTCAGATTCCCGACCTGGTGCCCTCGCAAGAGGGCGCTGCCCATCATGAAGCCGATAGTTTGATGGCGGCGTTGGTTTGGGCGGGCATAACTGAAAATTTGGTATCCGGTTAG
- a CDS encoding DMT family transporter produces MLNAIRNVTGTAPDLSRLGGPAAILCATMLMALQDALVKLLSAGLPLWQFFLLRSLLILPLLAALIARTGCDRLRPALNRWVLLRSTLIVAMYVFFYAALPVLELPVVSAVYYTGPLFIVLFTGLLLREPVLLAQWGAVIVAFIGVLIVLRPAGDDFSLFALIPLASALCYALAMIATRGRMGDVDPWVLTFSLNLVFAATGLAGIGLSALIASPEIYPFLLTAWAPLDSDNTTVVALLAVISIVIHVLLAQAYQLGPTVVVAGLDFLYLGFATVWAALFFGTFPGLPVILGTCLIGVAGLLGVLSRPSRR; encoded by the coding sequence GCGATCCTGTGTGCCACGATGCTGATGGCCTTACAGGATGCACTGGTGAAGCTGTTGAGTGCAGGGCTGCCCCTCTGGCAGTTTTTTCTCCTGCGCTCGCTTCTGATCCTGCCACTGCTCGCAGCGTTAATTGCTCGGACCGGTTGTGATCGGCTGCGTCCGGCATTGAACAGGTGGGTGTTGTTGCGGTCCACATTGATCGTGGCGATGTATGTCTTCTTTTATGCAGCACTGCCGGTTCTGGAGCTGCCAGTGGTTTCCGCCGTCTATTACACGGGACCACTGTTTATTGTCCTGTTCACCGGCTTGCTTTTGCGTGAGCCTGTTTTGCTCGCCCAATGGGGCGCAGTGATCGTTGCCTTTATCGGCGTCCTGATAGTGCTGAGACCGGCGGGGGACGATTTCTCGCTGTTCGCCCTGATCCCGCTTGCCTCAGCGCTTTGCTATGCGTTGGCAATGATCGCAACGCGGGGAAGGATGGGCGACGTGGATCCTTGGGTGCTGACCTTTTCCCTGAACCTCGTCTTCGCTGCCACCGGTCTTGCCGGGATTGGTCTCTCGGCACTCATCGCAAGTCCGGAGATCTATCCGTTCCTCCTAACAGCCTGGGCACCGCTCGACTCGGACAATACGACGGTAGTTGCGCTTCTGGCGGTCATCTCCATCGTGATCCACGTGCTGTTGGCGCAGGCCTATCAGCTCGGACCGACTGTCGTCGTGGCAGGGCTCGATTTCTTGTATCTCGGGTTCGCCACAGTTTGGGCCGCGCTTTTCTTCGGGACGTTTCCCGGCTTGCCGGTTATTCTGGGCACTTGCCTGATCGGTGTTGCTGGACTTTTGGGGGTGCTGAGCCGGCCGAGCAGACGCTGA
- the pstA gene encoding phosphate ABC transporter permease PstA, whose translation MTDQTNDAPQASHGWASPEFQNRLSRRRRSEAILKGVGLGAILFAFLMLGILLWTLISGGTQAFRQTHITLDVPISAELVDSEDPSRGNYRNVMNEAMQVTFPDAEEGDLRALSGIVSNAAQFEVRDRVVADPSLIGQTITINVPVSDPYDQLNKGNVDTESDETMRRLNDAAIGWFQQLQDEGRISKPINWALLTNADSRFPELAGLKGAIIGSFYALLVCFLISFPLGIGAAIYLEEFAPKNRLSDVIEVNINNLAAVPSVVFGLLALAVFLGWFGMPRSAPLVGGMTLALMTMPTIIIATRAALKAVPPSIREAALGVGASKQQVVFGHVLPLAMPGILTGTIIGLAQALGETAPLLLIGMNAFVTAAPSTPMDAATALPTQIFIWADSPERGFVSRTSAAILVLLGFLVMMNALAIFLRNRFERRW comes from the coding sequence ATGACCGATCAGACGAACGACGCGCCTCAAGCCTCCCATGGCTGGGCTTCACCGGAATTCCAAAACAGACTCTCGCGTCGTCGCCGGAGCGAGGCGATCCTGAAAGGGGTTGGACTGGGCGCGATCCTCTTTGCCTTCCTGATGCTGGGTATCCTGCTCTGGACGCTGATTTCGGGAGGGACGCAGGCATTTCGGCAAACGCATATCACGCTTGACGTGCCAATCTCGGCCGAGCTGGTAGATTCCGAGGACCCGTCTCGCGGCAATTATCGCAACGTCATGAACGAGGCGATGCAAGTTACTTTTCCGGATGCGGAAGAGGGTGATTTGCGCGCTCTGTCAGGGATTGTGTCGAATGCTGCCCAGTTTGAGGTGCGGGATCGTGTTGTGGCCGATCCTTCGCTGATCGGCCAGACCATTACCATAAATGTGCCGGTCTCGGACCCGTATGATCAATTGAACAAGGGCAATGTCGATACCGAGTCGGATGAAACCATGCGGCGGCTGAACGATGCCGCGATCGGCTGGTTCCAGCAATTGCAGGATGAAGGACGGATCTCGAAACCAATCAACTGGGCTTTGCTCACCAACGCTGATTCACGCTTCCCCGAACTGGCCGGGCTGAAGGGCGCTATCATCGGGTCGTTCTATGCTCTGCTGGTTTGTTTCCTGATCTCGTTTCCACTGGGCATCGGCGCTGCAATCTACCTGGAGGAATTCGCGCCCAAGAACCGCCTGAGCGACGTGATCGAAGTCAATATCAACAACCTCGCGGCGGTCCCCTCGGTGGTGTTTGGCCTGCTGGCCCTGGCGGTTTTTCTGGGCTGGTTTGGGATGCCGCGCTCGGCGCCCCTGGTCGGTGGGATGACGCTGGCGCTGATGACAATGCCGACGATCATCATCGCCACCCGCGCCGCGCTGAAGGCGGTGCCACCGTCGATCCGCGAAGCGGCGCTTGGCGTCGGCGCGTCGAAGCAACAGGTTGTGTTCGGCCATGTGCTGCCGCTGGCCATGCCCGGCATTCTGACCGGCACGATCATCGGGCTGGCGCAAGCTCTCGGAGAAACCGCGCCACTGTTGCTGATCGGCATGAATGCCTTCGTGACGGCTGCGCCGTCAACGCCGATGGACGCCGCGACCGCGCTGCCGACACAGATTTTTATCTGGGCGGACAGCCCCGAACGCGGCTTTGTCAGCCGGACATCCGCCGCAATTCTCGTGCTGCTGGGGTTCCTCGTCATGATGAACGCCCTAGCCATCTTCCTGCGCAACCGTTTTGAACGCCGTTGGTGA
- a CDS encoding helix-turn-helix domain-containing protein, protein MDRHLEPIFSAISNPTRRAILDFLLRNDGASRAEIEAELDLNQNTLTGHLRTLANSSVVISMGNITRPRYYVNPTAFRIMNEQWIRKFVESEGCEDELPIFSDEQSIKRHYTIYIRATPRIVWIQMTDDRRTKLWLQLELSTETVEKSIKFKTGDAVAFTGRITKNNTNREFSYEIDTSDIKDIQEQKISPNIVWKFRPIGDYATKLEISLECPETNNDLLRLFFNRWPEALSKLKTLSETGTRFWISPLDASN, encoded by the coding sequence ATGGACAGGCATCTCGAACCCATATTTTCCGCAATCTCGAACCCAACCCGTCGAGCAATATTAGATTTTCTATTAAGAAACGACGGAGCTTCAAGGGCAGAAATAGAAGCGGAACTCGATCTCAACCAAAACACACTTACAGGGCATCTAAGAACACTCGCAAATTCGAGTGTTGTAATCTCCATGGGGAATATAACCAGACCACGTTACTACGTGAATCCTACTGCGTTCAGGATTATGAATGAGCAGTGGATCCGCAAGTTTGTCGAAAGCGAAGGGTGCGAAGACGAATTGCCCATCTTTAGCGACGAACAATCAATCAAAAGACATTACACGATATACATACGCGCCACGCCAAGGATTGTTTGGATCCAAATGACAGATGATCGAAGAACCAAGCTTTGGTTGCAATTGGAATTGAGCACTGAAACAGTGGAAAAGTCCATCAAATTCAAGACTGGGGATGCTGTTGCTTTTACAGGTCGAATTACTAAAAACAATACGAACAGAGAATTCTCATATGAAATTGATACATCCGATATCAAGGACATACAAGAACAGAAGATATCTCCAAATATCGTTTGGAAATTTCGCCCGATTGGGGATTATGCAACAAAGCTTGAAATATCTCTTGAATGTCCAGAGACAAATAATGATCTGCTCAGACTCTTCTTTAATCGCTGGCCGGAAGCTTTGTCAAAATTAAAAACGTTATCGGAGACGGGAACACGCTTTTGGATCTCTCCCTTAGACGCGTCAAATTAG
- a CDS encoding LysR substrate-binding domain-containing protein, with product MIDRPLDLDSVRAFVRIAELGNFTRAAEATQTTQSAVSLKLKRLEERLNCRLIDRTPRHVALSAQGVAFLEHARTLLSAHDRAINVLSQARQRLTIGISDHVAGPELPMLIARMNAQDPRLLIDIRIGSSDDLLRSFDRRECDTVIVRQHHGRDDGEVIAEEKFGWFAAPEWQHRAGEPLPLATMPEPCGVRLMAGQLLDEADVPWVEAFTGGGVMAVSAAVMAGLGVSALARRMLPFGAVDVGPRLGLPKLPRLPVVLHSRGGNHRSREALVALSAAFRNAVLD from the coding sequence ATGATTGACCGTCCTCTCGATCTGGATTCCGTCCGAGCCTTCGTTCGCATTGCCGAACTTGGCAACTTCACGCGCGCGGCAGAGGCCACGCAGACAACGCAGTCGGCAGTGAGTTTGAAACTGAAGCGTCTCGAAGAGCGCCTGAACTGCCGCTTGATCGACAGAACGCCGCGTCATGTGGCGCTTTCGGCGCAGGGTGTGGCGTTCCTTGAGCATGCGCGCACGCTCCTGAGCGCGCATGACCGCGCGATCAATGTGCTTTCCCAAGCCCGGCAGCGTCTGACGATCGGCATCAGTGATCATGTTGCCGGGCCGGAACTGCCCATGCTGATCGCGCGCATGAATGCGCAGGACCCACGATTGCTGATAGACATTCGGATCGGTTCCTCGGACGATTTGTTGCGCAGCTTCGATCGGCGGGAATGCGACACGGTAATCGTGCGTCAGCATCATGGGCGGGACGATGGGGAGGTGATCGCGGAGGAAAAATTCGGCTGGTTCGCCGCACCGGAATGGCAGCATCGCGCCGGTGAGCCGCTGCCCCTCGCGACGATGCCGGAACCTTGCGGAGTGCGTCTGATGGCCGGGCAACTGCTCGACGAGGCCGATGTGCCTTGGGTCGAAGCGTTCACGGGCGGGGGTGTCATGGCCGTTTCTGCCGCAGTCATGGCCGGTCTTGGCGTTTCAGCGCTGGCCCGCCGCATGCTGCCATTCGGAGCGGTCGATGTCGGGCCCAGGCTCGGACTTCCCAAACTGCCGCGCCTGCCGGTGGTGCTTCATTCGAGGGGCGGCAATCACCGCTCGCGCGAAGCGTTGGTCGCTCTGTCAGCTGCTTTCAGGAACGCGGTGCTGGACTAA
- the phoU gene encoding phosphate signaling complex protein PhoU: MNRDKHISSAFDRDLETIQAQVVKMGGMVEVAISDAATALDTRDEDLAEEVRRRDKAIDTLELQINEDAARLIALRAPTATDLRMVLAVMKIAASLERVGDYAKNMAKRTDVLTQMPVIDGSGMAIRRMSRAVSKMLQDALDSYIRRDGELAEDVRQRDLEVDQMYNALFREFLTHMMEDPRNITACMHLHFIAKNVERMGDHATSIAEQVIYLVTGELPDDSRPKASSVSSDAGSASNEG; the protein is encoded by the coding sequence ATGAATCGCGACAAACATATATCCTCCGCGTTCGACCGCGACCTGGAGACGATCCAGGCGCAGGTCGTCAAGATGGGCGGCATGGTCGAAGTCGCCATCTCGGATGCCGCGACGGCACTGGATACTCGGGACGAGGACTTGGCCGAAGAGGTTCGCCGCCGGGACAAGGCAATCGATACGCTGGAATTGCAGATCAACGAGGATGCGGCGCGGCTGATTGCCCTGCGCGCGCCCACGGCCACCGATCTGCGCATGGTGCTGGCAGTGATGAAGATCGCCGCCTCGCTGGAGCGCGTGGGCGATTACGCCAAGAACATGGCCAAGCGGACCGATGTGCTGACGCAGATGCCGGTGATCGATGGCTCTGGCATGGCGATCCGCCGCATGTCGCGGGCGGTCAGCAAGATGCTGCAGGACGCGCTGGACAGCTATATCCGCCGCGATGGCGAATTGGCCGAGGATGTCCGCCAGCGCGACCTGGAAGTGGACCAGATGTATAACGCTTTGTTCCGCGAGTTCCTGACCCATATGATGGAGGACCCGCGCAACATCACCGCCTGCATGCATCTGCATTTCATCGCCAAGAATGTCGAGCGGATGGGTGACCACGCAACCTCGATTGCCGAGCAGGTGATCTACCTGGTGACCGGAGAATTGCCGGATGACAGCCGGCCCAAGGCCAGCAGCGTGTCGAGCGATGCGGGATCCGCTAGCAATGAGGGATAA
- the pstC gene encoding phosphate ABC transporter permease subunit PstC: MTGIAFALLLTAALAGYMMNRQAAVTLRDGGQRLHSLGMFHGLYALLTVLVPAIIIVLLWLVLQSTVINRLVMAGLPDGVLDNLGSGAIQLIKAEIHSISQGRIFGEPEQWKMDAAERMNSLRAASGWLMLLVVAAVSAAALFVTRRSVRAEFRARQAVEGIVTGLLISCSLVAIFVTVGIVLSLVFESIRFFQMVPITDFLFGTSWEPQIPIREDQVAAEGAFGWLPVILGTLVITFVAIVVAVPVGLMSAIYLNEFASKRFRAIAKPVLELLAGIPTVVYGFFAILTVAPAIRAWGASLGLPIAPNTALAAGSVMAVMLIPFISSFADDALSAVPRSLRDGSMALGATRAETVTKVLFPAAIPGIVGGVLLAVSRAIGETMIVVMAAGLIAKMTINPLDSVTTVTVQIVTLLIGDTSFDSPKTLAAFALGLMLFIVTLLINIVALRIVRKYRELYD, from the coding sequence ATGACTGGAATCGCCTTTGCGTTGCTGCTGACAGCGGCACTCGCAGGATACATGATGAACCGGCAGGCGGCAGTGACATTGCGGGATGGTGGCCAGCGGCTTCATTCGCTTGGTATGTTTCACGGACTCTACGCTCTGCTGACGGTGCTTGTGCCTGCAATCATCATCGTGCTCTTGTGGCTGGTGCTGCAATCCACGGTTATCAACAGGCTGGTGATGGCCGGCCTGCCCGACGGGGTTCTGGACAATCTCGGTTCCGGGGCGATCCAACTGATCAAGGCCGAGATCCATTCGATCTCGCAAGGACGAATTTTCGGCGAGCCTGAACAATGGAAGATGGATGCTGCAGAGCGCATGAATTCGCTGCGCGCGGCCTCGGGGTGGCTGATGCTGCTTGTCGTGGCGGCGGTGAGCGCCGCGGCGCTCTTCGTCACCCGCCGTAGCGTCAGGGCAGAATTCCGGGCGCGTCAGGCGGTCGAAGGCATCGTCACGGGGTTGCTGATCTCATGCTCGCTTGTGGCAATTTTCGTGACCGTCGGCATTGTCCTGTCGCTTGTTTTCGAATCAATCCGCTTCTTCCAGATGGTTCCGATCACCGACTTCCTGTTCGGAACGAGCTGGGAGCCGCAGATACCGATCCGCGAGGATCAGGTTGCGGCAGAAGGAGCCTTCGGATGGCTGCCGGTCATTCTGGGCACGCTGGTCATCACCTTTGTCGCCATAGTCGTTGCTGTGCCGGTCGGGTTGATGTCGGCAATTTACCTGAACGAGTTTGCCAGCAAGCGTTTCCGTGCCATCGCCAAGCCGGTGCTGGAGCTCCTCGCGGGCATTCCAACTGTGGTTTATGGCTTCTTTGCCATTCTGACGGTCGCTCCGGCAATCCGAGCCTGGGGGGCATCGCTCGGCCTTCCGATCGCACCGAACACAGCGCTTGCGGCAGGCAGCGTGATGGCAGTCATGCTTATCCCGTTCATTTCCTCATTCGCGGATGACGCGCTTTCGGCGGTTCCACGGTCACTTCGCGATGGCAGCATGGCGCTTGGCGCGACACGGGCCGAAACGGTCACGAAAGTCCTGTTTCCCGCAGCGATCCCCGGCATCGTCGGCGGCGTCCTGCTGGCCGTCAGCCGTGCAATCGGTGAGACGATGATTGTGGTGATGGCGGCGGGCCTGATCGCCAAGATGACCATCAACCCGCTGGACAGCGTCACGACCGTGACGGTGCAAATCGTGACACTGCTGATTGGCGACACCTCGTTTGACAGCCCGAAGACGCTGGCGGCATTCGCCCTGGGGCTGATGCTGTTCATCGTGACACTGCTTATCAACATCGTCGCCTTGCGCATCGTGCGCAAATACCGCGAACTTTACGACTGA
- the pstB gene encoding phosphate ABC transporter ATP-binding protein PstB, with the protein MYDINRAESAVTQQDIKISAKNVQVYYGDTHAIKDVNVEILDKTVTAFIGPSGCGKSTFLRCINRMNDSIDIARIKGQIRLDGQDIYDRKVDPVQLRARVGMVFQKPNPFPKSIYDNVAYGPKIHGLARNKAELDEIVEKSLRGSALWNEVKDRLQEPGTGLSGGQQQRLCIARAVATAPEVLLMDEPCSALDPIATGQVEELIEQLRSKFSVVIVTHSMQQAARVSQKTAFFHLGNLVEYGETDDIFTKPQDSRTESYISGRIG; encoded by the coding sequence ATGTATGACATCAACCGAGCGGAGAGTGCCGTGACCCAGCAGGATATCAAGATCTCGGCCAAGAATGTGCAGGTCTATTATGGCGACACCCATGCCATCAAGGATGTGAATGTCGAGATCCTCGACAAGACCGTGACCGCCTTCATCGGCCCGTCGGGCTGCGGAAAATCGACCTTCCTGCGCTGTATCAACCGGATGAACGACAGTATCGACATCGCGCGCATCAAAGGCCAGATCCGACTGGATGGACAGGACATTTATGACCGCAAAGTCGATCCGGTGCAGCTGAGGGCCCGCGTTGGGATGGTGTTCCAGAAGCCGAATCCGTTCCCCAAGTCGATCTATGACAACGTGGCCTACGGCCCGAAAATCCACGGCCTGGCCCGCAACAAGGCAGAGCTGGACGAGATCGTCGAGAAATCGCTGCGCGGATCGGCGCTGTGGAACGAGGTCAAGGACCGCTTGCAGGAACCCGGCACCGGTTTGTCAGGCGGTCAGCAACAGCGCCTCTGCATCGCCCGTGCCGTGGCGACCGCGCCCGAGGTGCTGCTGATGGATGAGCCCTGCTCGGCGCTTGATCCGATTGCAACCGGGCAGGTCGAGGAACTGATCGAACAGCTGCGCTCGAAGTTCTCGGTCGTCATCGTGACGCATTCGATGCAGCAGGCCGCCCGCGTCAGCCAGAAGACAGCCTTTTTCCACCTGGGCAACCTGGTCGAATATGGCGAAACCGACGACATTTTCACGAAACCGCAGGATTCGCGCACGGAATCCTACATCTCGGGCCGTATCGGCTGA
- a CDS encoding PhzF family phenazine biosynthesis protein: protein MRIYQVDAFTDRLFTGNPAAVLVLEDWLPDDLMQAIAQENNLAASAFVNPRADGTWDLRWFSPTQELDFCGHASLATAHILFTNFGASAAIVFHTQAGQLRASKDASRYQLDIPSMPPEVIDALPPELKGMFSSAPAKVFRNFKNIFADLGSADAVCSFVPDFAAITQIDPLGLVVTGQEVESAKADFVSRCFAPSAGIPEDPVTGSTHATLVPYWAGQLGRDKLVGHQASKRGGWLTCELTNDRVLLGGNAVTYMEAEISL, encoded by the coding sequence ATGCGCATATATCAGGTCGATGCCTTCACTGACCGGCTCTTTACTGGGAATCCCGCCGCTGTTCTGGTGCTTGAAGATTGGTTGCCGGACGATCTTATGCAGGCGATCGCGCAGGAGAACAACCTTGCTGCATCGGCTTTTGTCAATCCTCGCGCGGACGGGACTTGGGATTTACGCTGGTTCTCTCCGACACAGGAGCTCGATTTCTGTGGCCACGCCTCTCTCGCTACGGCGCATATTCTGTTCACCAACTTTGGGGCGTCTGCCGCAATCGTATTCCATACTCAAGCTGGACAACTGCGCGCGTCGAAAGATGCCAGTAGATACCAACTTGATATTCCTAGCATGCCGCCAGAGGTTATTGATGCATTGCCGCCAGAGTTGAAAGGAATGTTTTCTTCGGCACCGGCAAAGGTATTCCGCAACTTTAAGAACATATTTGCCGATCTCGGCAGCGCGGATGCCGTGTGCAGCTTTGTTCCCGACTTTGCTGCAATTACCCAGATTGACCCACTCGGCCTTGTCGTGACCGGGCAGGAAGTCGAGAGCGCGAAGGCGGATTTCGTCTCTCGCTGCTTTGCTCCTAGTGCGGGTATTCCAGAAGATCCGGTTACAGGTTCAACCCACGCGACTCTCGTGCCCTATTGGGCAGGGCAATTAGGCCGTGACAAGCTCGTAGGTCATCAGGCCTCAAAACGAGGGGGATGGCTCACCTGTGAGCTAACCAATGATCGCGTCCTTCTGGGGGGAAATGCTGTGACCTATATGGAAGCCGAGATATCGCTATGA